From a single Pseudobutyrivibrio xylanivorans genomic region:
- the groES gene encoding co-chaperone GroES: MKLVPLTDRVVLKQCEAEETTKSGIILASAAQEKPQEAMVIAVGPGGVVDGKEITMQVKEGQKVIYSKYAGTEVKLEGEEYIIVRQNDILAVVE; encoded by the coding sequence ATGAAGTTAGTTCCATTAACAGATCGCGTTGTATTAAAGCAGTGCGAGGCAGAAGAGACAACAAAGTCAGGAATTATCCTTGCATCAGCTGCACAGGAAAAGCCACAGGAGGCTATGGTAATTGCAGTTGGTCCTGGTGGGGTTGTAGATGGTAAAGAAATTACTATGCAGGTTAAAGAAGGCCAGAAGGTTATCTATTCTAAGTATGCTGGTACAGAAGTAAAACTTGAAGGCGAAGAATACATTATCGTTCGTCAGAATGATATCTTAGCAGTTGTTGAATAA
- the groL gene encoding chaperonin GroEL (60 kDa chaperone family; promotes refolding of misfolded polypeptides especially under stressful conditions; forms two stacked rings of heptamers to form a barrel-shaped 14mer; ends can be capped by GroES; misfolded proteins enter the barrel where they are refolded when GroES binds), whose translation MAKEIKYGAEARQALEAGVDKLANTVRVTIGPKGRNVVLAKSYGAPLITNDGVTIAKDIELDDAFENMGAQLVKEVATKTNDVAGDGTTTATVLAQAMVKEGMKNLAAGANPIVLRKGMKKAVDCAVDAISSMSKAVDGKEQIARVAAISAGDDEVGQMVADAMEKVSNDGVITIEESKTMQTELDLVEGMQFDRGYISAYMCTDMDKMEANLDDPYILITDKKISNIQELLPVLEQIVQSGARLLIIAEDIEGEALTTLILNKLRGTFNVVAVKAPGYGDRRKEMLQDIAILTGGQVISEEVGLELKDTTLDQLGRAKSVKVNKENTVIVDGLGDKAAIDSRVAQIRGQIDETTSEFDKEKLQERLAKLAGGVAVIRVGAATETEMKEAKLRMEDALNATRAAVEEGIIAGGGSAYIHVQKKVAELAETLSGDEKTGANVIVKALEAPLFYIAANAGLEGSVIINKVREAEDGVGFDAYKEEYVNMVKAGILDPVKVTRTALQNAASVASTLLTTESVVADIKDPAADAAAAAAAGAGMGGMY comes from the coding sequence ATGGCAAAAGAGATTAAGTATGGCGCAGAAGCAAGACAGGCTCTTGAGGCAGGCGTTGATAAATTAGCAAACACGGTTAGAGTAACAATCGGACCTAAGGGACGTAATGTAGTTCTTGCAAAGTCTTACGGTGCACCACTTATCACAAACGATGGTGTTACAATTGCAAAGGACATTGAGCTTGATGATGCATTCGAGAATATGGGTGCACAGCTTGTTAAGGAAGTAGCTACAAAGACAAATGATGTTGCTGGTGACGGTACTACAACAGCTACAGTCCTTGCACAGGCTATGGTTAAGGAAGGCATGAAGAATCTTGCTGCAGGTGCTAACCCAATCGTTCTTAGAAAGGGTATGAAGAAGGCTGTAGATTGCGCTGTTGATGCTATTTCATCTATGTCAAAGGCTGTTGACGGCAAGGAGCAGATTGCTAGAGTAGCTGCTATTTCTGCTGGTGATGATGAAGTAGGTCAGATGGTAGCTGACGCTATGGAAAAGGTTTCTAACGATGGTGTTATCACAATCGAAGAATCTAAGACAATGCAGACAGAACTTGACCTTGTAGAAGGTATGCAGTTTGACAGAGGTTATATTTCAGCTTACATGTGCACAGACATGGACAAGATGGAAGCAAACCTTGATGATCCATATATCCTCATTACAGACAAGAAGATTTCTAACATTCAGGAGCTCCTTCCAGTTCTTGAGCAGATTGTTCAGTCAGGTGCAAGACTCCTTATCATTGCTGAGGACATCGAGGGTGAGGCTCTTACAACACTTATCCTTAACAAGCTTCGTGGAACATTTAACGTTGTTGCTGTTAAGGCTCCAGGCTATGGCGACAGACGTAAGGAGATGCTTCAGGATATCGCAATCCTTACTGGTGGTCAGGTAATCTCAGAGGAGGTTGGACTTGAGCTTAAGGATACTACACTTGATCAGCTTGGACGTGCTAAGTCTGTAAAGGTTAACAAGGAGAACACTGTTATCGTTGATGGCCTTGGTGATAAGGCAGCTATCGATTCTCGTGTTGCTCAGATTCGTGGTCAGATTGATGAGACTACATCAGAGTTCGACAAGGAGAAGCTCCAGGAGAGACTTGCTAAGCTTGCAGGCGGTGTTGCAGTTATCCGTGTAGGTGCTGCTACAGAGACAGAGATGAAGGAAGCTAAGCTTCGTATGGAAGATGCTCTTAACGCTACACGTGCTGCTGTTGAGGAAGGTATCATTGCAGGTGGTGGTTCTGCATATATCCACGTTCAGAAGAAGGTTGCAGAGCTTGCTGAGACTCTTTCTGGCGATGAGAAGACTGGTGCAAACGTAATTGTTAAGGCACTTGAGGCTCCACTTTTCTATATCGCTGCTAACGCTGGTCTTGAAGGCTCAGTTATCATTAACAAGGTTCGCGAGGCTGAGGATGGTGTAGGCTTCGATGCTTATAAAGAGGAGTATGTAAACATGGTTAAGGCTGGTATCCTTGATCCAGTTAAGGTTACACGTACAGCTCTTCAGAATGCTGCTTCTGTTGCTTCAACACTTCTTACTACAGAGTCAGTTGTAGCTGACATCAAAGATCCTGCTGCTGATGCTGCCGCTGCAGCTGCTGCAGGTGCAGGAATGGGTGGCATGTACTAA
- a CDS encoding DegV family protein, whose product MSKVAILTDSNSGITQAQSKEFGIFVEPMPFYIDGQLYYEDIDLTQEQFYEKLTQGGEITTSMPITGNLMDSWDNILKDYDELVYIPMSSGLSSSCATAKMLSEDYDGRVVVVDNQRISVTQKLSALEAKKLADEGKSAQEICDALISNKSLSTIYITVDTLEYLKKGGRLTPAVAAIGSLLKIKPVLAIYGEKLDKFGVARTMKAAKQTMIDALKKDMKEVLKTENLDDVVISIAHTQNQEAAEKFREELLEAFPGKEIWIDPLSLSVSCHIGPGALACTITKKLIDID is encoded by the coding sequence ATGAGCAAAGTAGCAATACTTACAGATAGCAATAGTGGCATTACTCAGGCACAGTCCAAGGAATTTGGAATCTTCGTTGAGCCAATGCCTTTTTATATTGATGGACAGCTTTATTATGAGGATATTGATTTAACTCAGGAACAGTTCTATGAGAAGCTTACACAAGGCGGGGAGATTACTACTTCAATGCCTATCACAGGTAATCTTATGGATTCCTGGGACAATATTCTCAAAGATTATGATGAGCTTGTGTACATTCCAATGTCATCTGGTCTTTCGTCATCTTGCGCTACAGCAAAGATGCTTTCAGAGGATTATGATGGCAGAGTTGTAGTTGTTGATAATCAGCGTATTTCTGTTACTCAGAAGCTTTCAGCATTAGAGGCTAAAAAGCTTGCAGATGAAGGAAAGAGTGCTCAGGAAATCTGTGATGCTCTTATTTCTAATAAATCATTATCTACTATCTATATCACTGTAGATACTTTGGAATATTTGAAGAAGGGCGGACGTCTTACTCCTGCCGTTGCAGCTATTGGTTCACTTCTTAAGATTAAGCCAGTACTTGCAATTTATGGAGAAAAGCTTGATAAGTTTGGAGTAGCCAGAACTATGAAGGCCGCTAAGCAGACTATGATTGACGCTCTCAAGAAGGACATGAAAGAAGTCCTTAAAACTGAAAATTTAGATGATGTAGTTATTTCGATTGCACATACTCAGAACCAGGAGGCAGCAGAGAAGTTCAGAGAAGAGCTTCTTGAGGCGTTCCCTGGTAAAGAGATTTGGATAGATCCTTTATCACTTTCTGTTTCTTGTCACATAGGTCCAGGTGCTCTCGCTTGTACCATTACAAAGAAGTTAATTGATATTGATTAA
- a CDS encoding adenylosuccinate synthase yields the protein MVKAVVGANWGDEGKGKITDMMAANADIIVRFQGGANAGHTIVNNYGKFALHTLPSGVFYNHTTSIIGNGVALNIPILMNEIKSIVDKGVPAPRILVSDRAQIVMPYHILFDQYEEERLGKASFGSTKSGIAPFYSDKYAKIGYQVQELFDEELLKEKVKRTCDQKNVLLEHLYHKPLLTEEELLDTLHQYRDMIAPYVCDTSAYLWNAIKEGKTILLEGQLGTLKDPDHGIYPMVTSSSTLAPYGCIGAGIPAQELKQVVTVCKAYSSAVGAGAFVSEIFGDEADELRRRGGDGGEFGATTGRPRRMGWFDCVASKYGCRMQGTTDVAFTVVDVLGYLDEIPVCVGYEIDGEVTTDFPVTSKLEKAKPVLKTLPGWKCDIRGIKKYEDLPENCRNYIEFIEKEIGFPITMVSNGPGRDDIIYR from the coding sequence ATGGTAAAAGCAGTTGTAGGTGCCAATTGGGGCGACGAAGGAAAGGGAAAGATTACAGATATGATGGCTGCAAATGCAGACATTATTGTACGCTTTCAGGGAGGAGCTAATGCAGGTCACACCATAGTTAATAATTATGGTAAGTTCGCTCTTCACACACTTCCTTCAGGTGTATTTTATAATCACACCACTAGCATTATCGGAAATGGAGTTGCTCTCAATATTCCAATTCTTATGAACGAGATTAAATCCATTGTAGATAAAGGAGTACCTGCTCCACGTATTTTGGTATCTGACAGAGCACAGATTGTTATGCCATACCACATCCTTTTTGATCAGTACGAGGAGGAACGCCTTGGAAAGGCTTCTTTCGGCTCAACTAAGAGCGGCATTGCTCCTTTCTACTCAGATAAGTATGCAAAGATTGGTTATCAGGTTCAGGAACTTTTCGATGAGGAACTTCTCAAGGAAAAGGTTAAGCGTACATGCGACCAGAAGAATGTTCTTTTAGAGCATTTGTATCACAAGCCACTTCTAACAGAAGAAGAGCTTCTTGATACACTTCATCAGTATCGTGACATGATTGCTCCTTATGTTTGTGATACTTCAGCTTACCTTTGGAACGCAATCAAGGAAGGCAAGACAATCCTTCTTGAGGGTCAGCTTGGTACTCTTAAGGATCCAGATCATGGAATTTATCCAATGGTTACATCTTCGTCAACACTTGCACCTTATGGCTGCATTGGTGCTGGTATTCCAGCTCAGGAGCTTAAGCAGGTTGTTACAGTATGTAAGGCATATTCTTCAGCAGTTGGAGCTGGAGCTTTTGTATCAGAAATCTTTGGAGATGAGGCAGATGAACTTAGACGCCGTGGTGGAGATGGCGGAGAGTTTGGCGCTACAACAGGTCGTCCACGTCGTATGGGTTGGTTTGACTGTGTAGCTTCTAAGTACGGATGCAGAATGCAGGGTACAACAGATGTTGCCTTTACAGTAGTTGATGTTCTTGGGTATCTTGATGAGATTCCTGTATGTGTTGGTTACGAAATCGACGGAGAGGTTACAACAGACTTCCCTGTTACTTCAAAGCTCGAGAAGGCTAAGCCAGTGCTTAAGACTCTTCCAGGTTGGAAATGCGATATCCGCGGAATTAAGAAATACGAGGACCTTCCTGAGAATTGTCGCAATTATATCGAGTTCATTGAAAAGGAAATTGGATTCCCTATCACAATGGTTTCTAACGGACCAGGACGTGATGATATTATCTATAGATAA
- a CDS encoding DUF4340 domain-containing protein, whose product MSDLIQSKYFKIGLLCLVVILLALLIFFSLGKGDKVFLGVSSEEQTYADALDKESEEKDEGEEVFMIPKEDVYSFLITDSNGIRLTFENQDDNWICTDNTDIDIDENRVDKLLNYLCDVRCVNSYSDVDGSVYGLDQTSKEYRVTDSAGGTIIISIGNIDEESGGVYFSINYDFSTVYLNSGKLAKASEYAIQDLVQLNSAK is encoded by the coding sequence ATGAGCGATTTAATTCAATCAAAATATTTCAAAATTGGTTTGCTTTGCCTTGTTGTGATTTTGTTGGCTCTTCTAATTTTTTTCTCTCTTGGGAAAGGTGATAAGGTATTTCTTGGAGTTTCTTCTGAAGAGCAAACCTACGCCGATGCTCTTGATAAAGAAAGCGAAGAGAAGGATGAAGGTGAAGAGGTATTCATGATTCCAAAGGAGGATGTTTACAGCTTTCTAATTACTGACTCAAATGGAATCAGATTAACTTTTGAAAATCAGGATGATAATTGGATCTGTACTGATAATACCGATATTGATATAGATGAAAACAGGGTTGATAAGCTCCTTAATTACCTTTGCGATGTTAGATGCGTAAATTCTTATTCAGATGTGGATGGAAGCGTATACGGGCTCGATCAGACATCGAAGGAATATAGGGTTACAGACTCGGCAGGTGGCACTATAATTATTTCTATTGGAAATATAGATGAAGAGTCCGGTGGCGTATATTTTTCAATTAATTATGACTTTTCTACAGTTTATTTAAACAGTGGAAAATTAGCTAAAGCCAGCGAGTACGCAATCCAGGATTTGGTTCAGCTAAATTCAGCAAAATAA
- the rpsO gene encoding 30S ribosomal protein S15: MITKEKKQAIINEYARTAGDTGSPEVQIAVLTARISELTEHLKANPGDHHSRRGMMKMVGKRRNLLAYLKNTDIERYRSIIERLGLRK, translated from the coding sequence ATGATTACAAAAGAGAAGAAGCAGGCAATTATCAATGAGTATGCTAGAACAGCTGGTGATACAGGTTCTCCAGAGGTTCAGATTGCAGTTCTTACAGCTCGTATATCAGAGCTTACAGAGCACCTTAAGGCTAACCCAGGTGATCATCATTCACGTCGTGGTATGATGAAGATGGTTGGTAAGAGAAGAAACCTTCTTGCATACCTTAAGAATACTGATATTGAGAGATATCGTTCAATTATTGAGCGTCTTGGCTTAAGAAAGTAA
- a CDS encoding polyribonucleotide nucleotidyltransferase — translation MKTFTMDLAGRTLRVDIGRVAAQANGAAFIQYGDTTVLSTATASDKPRDGIDFFPLSVEFEEKTYAVGKIPGGFNKREGKASENAVLTSRVIDRPMRPLFPKDYRNDVTLNNMVMAVDPQCRPELVAMLGAAISTCISDIPFDGPCAMTQMGMINGELIVNPSQEQWDKGDLKLTVASTREKVIMIEAGANIIPEDKMIEAIYKCHDVNQTIINFIDEMVKECGKPKHEYTSCAIPEELFAKMKEIVPPAEMEEAVFTDEKQVREENIRQITERLEEAFAENEEWLAVLGEAIYQYEKKTVRKMILKEHKRPDGRQLDQIRPLAAEVDLIPRVHGSSMFTRGQTQICDVVTLAPLSEAQKIDGLDAFVTEKRYMHHYNFPAYSVGETKPSRGPGRREIGHGALAERALLPVLPTPEEFPYAIRAVSETFESNGSTSMASTCASCMSLMAAGVPIKAMVAGISCGLVTGDTDDDFVLLTDIQGLEDFFGDMDFKVTGTKEGITAIQMDIKIHGLTRPIVEGAIARCREARFFIMDNCMSKAIAEPRKEVGEYAPKIIQLSIDPEKIGDVVGQRGKTINEIIARCDVKIDITDEGNVSICGTDAAKMDEAKKMIEIITTDFEKDQILTGKVVSIKEFGAFIEFAPGKEGMVHISKIAKERIDRVEDVLTLGDTVKVVCLGKDKMGRISFSIKDCQ, via the coding sequence ATGAAGACATTTACAATGGATTTAGCTGGTAGAACACTTCGTGTAGATATCGGCAGAGTTGCAGCTCAGGCTAATGGAGCAGCATTTATTCAGTATGGTGATACAACAGTTCTTTCAACTGCTACAGCATCTGATAAGCCACGTGATGGCATTGATTTCTTCCCACTCTCAGTAGAGTTCGAAGAGAAGACATACGCAGTAGGTAAAATCCCTGGCGGTTTCAATAAGAGAGAAGGAAAGGCTTCAGAGAATGCTGTCCTTACTTCTCGTGTTATTGACAGACCTATGCGTCCACTTTTCCCAAAGGATTATCGTAATGACGTTACACTTAACAATATGGTTATGGCTGTTGATCCACAGTGCCGTCCAGAGCTTGTAGCTATGCTTGGTGCTGCTATTTCAACATGTATTTCAGATATCCCATTTGATGGCCCATGTGCTATGACTCAGATGGGTATGATTAATGGTGAGTTAATTGTTAACCCTTCACAGGAGCAGTGGGATAAGGGCGACCTTAAGCTTACAGTTGCTTCTACAAGAGAAAAGGTTATCATGATTGAGGCTGGTGCAAACATCATCCCTGAGGACAAGATGATTGAGGCTATTTATAAGTGCCACGATGTTAACCAGACAATCATTAATTTCATCGATGAGATGGTTAAAGAGTGTGGTAAGCCAAAGCATGAGTACACATCATGTGCTATCCCTGAGGAGCTTTTTGCAAAGATGAAGGAAATTGTTCCTCCAGCAGAGATGGAAGAGGCTGTATTCACAGATGAGAAGCAGGTTCGTGAGGAGAATATCCGTCAGATTACTGAGCGTCTCGAGGAAGCATTTGCTGAGAATGAGGAATGGCTTGCAGTTCTTGGTGAGGCTATTTATCAGTATGAGAAGAAGACAGTTCGCAAGATGATTCTTAAGGAACACAAGCGTCCAGATGGTCGTCAGCTTGATCAGATTCGTCCACTTGCCGCTGAAGTTGACCTTATTCCTAGAGTTCACGGTTCTTCAATGTTTACACGTGGACAGACACAGATTTGCGATGTAGTTACACTTGCTCCTCTTTCAGAGGCCCAGAAGATTGATGGATTAGATGCATTCGTTACAGAGAAGAGATACATGCACCACTACAATTTCCCTGCATACTCAGTAGGTGAGACAAAGCCATCAAGAGGTCCAGGACGTCGTGAAATTGGTCACGGTGCACTTGCAGAAAGAGCACTTCTTCCTGTACTTCCTACACCAGAGGAGTTCCCATATGCTATCCGTGCCGTATCTGAGACATTTGAATCAAACGGCTCTACATCAATGGCTTCTACATGTGCATCATGTATGTCACTTATGGCTGCTGGTGTTCCTATCAAGGCTATGGTAGCTGGTATTTCATGTGGTCTTGTTACAGGTGATACAGATGACGATTTTGTTCTTCTTACAGATATTCAGGGCCTTGAGGACTTCTTCGGAGATATGGACTTCAAGGTTACTGGTACTAAGGAAGGTATCACAGCTATCCAGATGGATATCAAGATCCACGGTCTTACTCGTCCAATCGTAGAGGGAGCTATCGCTCGTTGCCGTGAGGCTAGATTCTTCATTATGGATAACTGCATGAGCAAGGCAATTGCAGAGCCACGTAAGGAAGTTGGCGAGTATGCACCAAAGATTATTCAGCTTTCTATCGATCCAGAGAAGATTGGTGATGTTGTTGGACAGCGTGGAAAGACAATCAACGAAATCATTGCAAGATGCGATGTTAAGATTGATATTACAGATGAGGGCAACGTTTCTATCTGCGGTACAGATGCAGCAAAGATGGACGAGGCTAAGAAGATGATTGAAATCATTACAACTGATTTCGAGAAGGATCAGATTCTTACTGGTAAGGTTGTCAGCATTAAGGAATTCGGTGCATTCATCGAGTTTGCTCCAGGCAAGGAGGGAATGGTTCACATTTCTAAGATTGCAAAGGAGAGAATTGATAGAGTTGAGGATGTTCTTACTCTTGGTGATACTGTTAAGGTTGTTTGCCTTGGCAAGGATAAGATGGGACGTATCAGCTTCTCAATCAAGGATTGCCAGTAA
- a CDS encoding ABC-F family ATP-binding cassette domain-containing protein, producing MLLNVSHIYKSFGEDSIIKDATFTVDEGSKVAIVGNNGTGKSTLLKIIIGDLPADDGEVTLKKDATMGYLAQYQEDAFGSNILDTVLGAREDLLSMEKKLAEMEAQMSSLSHEEMTSFMDSYHKLQHQFDLMGGYTFRSEAVGILKGLGFEQEDFEKSMNELSGGQKTRVSLGRLLAASPDLLLLDEPINHLDLKSIMWLEGYLTAYKGAVVIVAHDRYFLDKIADHVVDLSYGKTSVYTGNYTSFVAQKEIAQLTYERSYEKQQKEIEHQKAVIEKLQSFNREKSIKRAESRKKTLDKMEVMDAPDKDMPKMRLSLEIEKESGKDVLDFSHVTKSYDDKNIFTDLSFEVHKGDRIAILGDNGTGKTTILKCINGLTDFESGEIRFGANVTVGYYDQEQQGLTESNTIFSELHDAYPFLTETKVRNTLAAFMFTEDDVFKRISDLSGGERGRVSLAKLMLSKSNLLILDEPTNHLDMDSKQMLEEALNEYDGTLLYVSHDRYFVNKTANMILELSDGGLTKYLGNYDEYIAKKEQLYGAASSEASNSGVTAEETAAKLDYKEQKRIEAEKRKIQNRISKIEKEIEELEDKKAKIDEEFVKPENMTNSAKLNELTAEQNEINDRLEALYEEWEEASSLM from the coding sequence ATGTTATTAAATGTTTCACATATATATAAATCCTTTGGCGAGGATTCAATAATTAAAGATGCTACTTTTACTGTAGATGAAGGCTCAAAGGTTGCTATTGTTGGAAATAATGGTACTGGAAAGTCTACTCTTTTGAAGATTATTATCGGCGATCTTCCTGCTGATGATGGTGAGGTTACTCTTAAAAAGGACGCTACTATGGGCTATTTGGCTCAGTATCAGGAGGATGCTTTCGGAAGCAATATTCTTGATACAGTTCTTGGGGCTCGAGAAGACTTGCTTTCAATGGAAAAGAAGCTTGCTGAGATGGAGGCGCAAATGAGCTCTTTATCTCATGAAGAAATGACTTCTTTTATGGATTCTTATCATAAGCTTCAGCATCAGTTTGACTTGATGGGGGGCTACACCTTCCGTTCAGAGGCTGTTGGTATTCTGAAGGGCCTTGGTTTCGAACAGGAAGATTTTGAAAAGAGCATGAACGAGCTATCAGGCGGTCAAAAGACTCGTGTCAGCTTGGGAAGACTTCTTGCCGCATCACCTGATTTACTTTTACTTGATGAGCCTATTAACCACTTGGATTTAAAATCAATTATGTGGCTCGAAGGGTATCTTACTGCTTATAAGGGCGCTGTTGTTATTGTTGCACATGATAGATATTTTCTTGATAAGATTGCTGACCATGTGGTTGATTTATCATATGGAAAGACAAGCGTCTATACTGGAAACTATACTTCCTTCGTTGCACAGAAGGAAATTGCACAGCTTACTTATGAGCGAAGCTATGAAAAGCAGCAGAAGGAAATAGAACATCAGAAGGCTGTTATCGAAAAGCTTCAGTCTTTCAATCGTGAGAAATCAATTAAACGAGCAGAAAGCCGAAAGAAGACTCTTGATAAAATGGAAGTTATGGACGCTCCTGATAAGGATATGCCTAAGATGCGACTTTCACTTGAAATTGAAAAGGAAAGTGGCAAGGATGTTCTTGATTTTTCTCATGTAACAAAATCTTACGATGATAAAAATATCTTTACGGATTTATCGTTTGAAGTCCATAAGGGAGATAGAATCGCTATTTTAGGCGATAATGGTACAGGGAAAACCACTATTCTTAAATGTATAAATGGTCTTACTGATTTTGAGTCAGGTGAGATTCGTTTCGGTGCAAATGTTACTGTTGGCTACTACGATCAGGAACAGCAGGGACTTACAGAATCCAATACAATTTTCAGTGAGCTTCATGATGCTTATCCATTCCTTACAGAGACAAAGGTTCGTAACACTCTTGCTGCCTTTATGTTTACAGAGGATGACGTTTTCAAGCGTATCAGTGATTTATCCGGTGGTGAGCGTGGTAGAGTTTCTCTTGCAAAGCTCATGCTTTCAAAGTCTAATCTTCTTATCCTAGATGAGCCTACAAACCACTTGGATATGGATTCCAAACAGATGCTTGAAGAGGCTTTGAATGAATATGACGGAACCCTTCTTTATGTAAGCCACGACCGTTATTTTGTAAATAAGACTGCTAACATGATTCTTGAGCTTTCAGATGGTGGCCTTACCAAATATCTTGGTAATTATGATGAATATATTGCTAAGAAGGAACAGCTCTACGGCGCTGCCTCTTCTGAAGCATCAAATTCTGGTGTGACCGCTGAGGAGACTGCTGCCAAGCTTGATTATAAGGAGCAGAAGAGAATAGAGGCTGAAAAGCGCAAAATCCAGAATCGTATCTCTAAGATTGAAAAAGAAATTGAAGAGCTTGAGGATAAAAAAGCTAAAATTGATGAGGAATTTGTTAAGCCTGAAAATATGACAAACTCTGCAAAATTAAACGAATTAACTGCAGAACAGAACGAAATTAATGATAGGCTTGAAGCACTTTATGAGGAATGGGAAGAAGCAAGTTCCCTTATGTGA
- a CDS encoding redox-sensing transcriptional repressor Rex: MLDKQISQAVIRRLPRYYRYLGELLDDGVERISSNDLSKRMHVTASQIRQDLNNFGGFGQQGYGYNVAYLHDEIGNILGVNETHNVIVIGAGNLGQAIAGYVKFERVGFRIIGLFDTNPDLKGKLVRDIPIQMLDELPEFVKNNDVEIAALTLPKANAKATALKLVSLGVHAIWNFAHVDLDDIPDVVIENVHLSDSLMQLSYNITQQNLDK; the protein is encoded by the coding sequence ATTTTGGACAAACAAATTTCGCAGGCTGTAATAAGAAGACTTCCTAGATACTATCGCTACTTGGGAGAACTTCTTGATGATGGCGTTGAACGTATTTCTTCGAATGATTTGAGCAAACGTATGCATGTTACTGCATCTCAAATCAGACAGGATTTAAATAATTTTGGTGGTTTTGGTCAGCAGGGTTACGGTTATAACGTAGCCTATCTTCATGATGAGATTGGCAATATTCTTGGCGTAAATGAGACACACAATGTTATTGTTATTGGTGCTGGAAACTTGGGTCAGGCTATTGCTGGATATGTAAAGTTTGAGCGTGTTGGCTTTAGGATTATTGGCTTGTTTGATACAAATCCAGATCTTAAAGGAAAGCTGGTTCGTGATATTCCTATCCAGATGCTTGATGAACTTCCTGAGTTTGTTAAGAATAACGATGTGGAAATTGCGGCGCTTACGCTTCCAAAGGCGAATGCCAAAGCTACTGCTTTAAAGCTGGTTTCATTGGGAGTACATGCAATATGGAATTTTGCCCATGTTGATTTGGATGATATTCCAGATGTTGTTATTGAAAATGTTCATCTTTCAGATAGCTTAATGCAGTTATCTTACAATATTACTCAGCAAAATTTGGATAAATAG
- a CDS encoding hemolysin family protein encodes MDDGANPYIFIILLAILAITELVAIIYLYRKSKQENVTEEDVISLVNEGHEDGNILASEATMIQNIFEFSDTDVKDIMTHRKNIVAIDGDMTLREAISFINENNMSRYPVYLEELDNIIGILHIKDILTYFDKDIDGIRVKDLKDIMSIAEFVPETHGINTLFAKMQSKKRHMVIVMDEYGQVSGILSLEDILEEIVGNIEDEHDEEEASIEVRTEDTFIMDGSTTLEEVEEIIGMKLSEDYETLNGYLISLLGKIPEDSTSFKLEDDNFIFYVKNVSEKVIGEVFVRRKSHVE; translated from the coding sequence ATGGACGACGGGGCGAATCCCTATATTTTTATTATTCTTTTAGCAATTCTGGCGATTACAGAGCTTGTCGCAATTATTTATTTGTATAGGAAATCTAAGCAGGAGAATGTTACAGAAGAGGACGTTATTTCTCTTGTAAATGAAGGGCATGAGGATGGCAACATTTTGGCATCTGAAGCCACTATGATTCAAAATATCTTTGAATTTTCTGATACAGATGTTAAGGATATTATGACTCACAGAAAAAATATTGTTGCTATTGATGGCGATATGACCCTTCGAGAGGCTATTTCTTTCATCAATGAGAATAATATGAGCAGATATCCTGTTTATCTTGAGGAATTGGATAATATTATAGGTATACTGCATATCAAGGATATTCTTACATATTTTGATAAGGATATTGATGGTATCAGGGTCAAGGATTTAAAGGATATTATGTCCATTGCGGAGTTTGTTCCAGAAACACACGGAATCAACACTCTATTTGCAAAAATGCAGTCCAAAAAGCGCCATATGGTTATTGTTATGGATGAATATGGCCAGGTTTCCGGGATTCTTTCTTTAGAGGATATTTTAGAGGAGATTGTTGGAAATATAGAGGATGAGCATGATGAAGAGGAAGCTTCCATAGAGGTTAGAACTGAGGATACATTCATTATGGATGGAAGTACTACTCTTGAAGAAGTTGAAGAAATAATAGGTATGAAGCTTTCAGAGGACTATGAGACCTTAAATGGCTACCTTATTTCTCTTCTTGGTAAAATCCCTGAAGATTCAACGTCTTTTAAGCTTGAGGACGATAATTTTATATTTTATGTTAAAAATGTCTCAGAAAAGGTTATAGGTGAAGTCTTTGTTCGTCGTAAAAGTCACGTTGAATAA